A single genomic interval of Gemmatimonadetes bacterium SCN 70-22 harbors:
- a CDS encoding ATPase, translating to MDTMWIAISAAAVLGISAVATAWAQSKIGAAGAATLAEKPELSGTIIILVAIPETMVILGFVVAVLIILRGGGG from the coding sequence ATGGACACGATGTGGATCGCCATCAGCGCCGCGGCCGTGCTCGGCATCTCAGCCGTGGCCACGGCATGGGCCCAATCGAAGATCGGCGCCGCCGGGGCCGCGACCCTCGCCGAAAAGCCGGAACTGAGCGGCACCATCATCATTCTCGTGGCCATTCCCGAAACCATGGTGATCCTCGGCTTCGTGGTGGCCGTGCTCATCATCCTGCGCGGCGGCGGGGGGTGA
- a CDS encoding V-type ATP synthase subunit B (produces ATP from ADP in the presence of a proton gradient across the membrane; the B subunit is part of the catalytic core of the ATP synthase complex), producing the protein MIALERRYRGASYAAGPLLFVEQVRGVALGEWVVIRDAGHADRRGQVIETSESVTVVQLLDESIGLAPHAVDIAFTGRVATTPVGRDLLGRAFDGHGAPVDGLPAPIGEAVRSVNGAPLNPVRRRPPSDFIETGMSAIDAMNTLVRGQKLPIFSGPGLPALEIAARIVEGARAPRDEPFAVVMAGVGITARESGEFLDRVRASGVLPRTLLYINEASHPAVERLNAPRLALTSAEFLAFEAGIHVLVVIADMTHYCEALREIATAREEIPGRRGYPGYMYTDLASIYERAGLVQGREGSITQIPILTMPDEDITHPIPDLTGYITEGQVVLSRELQRRGVNPPIDVLPSLSRLMSAGIGKGKTRAEHRQWSDQLYASYARGREARTMAAIVGASGLAEADRRALDFADRFEREFVNQGAGRRTIDETFEIGWTLLGQLPREDLVRIDDATWAARAAPVTPPSP; encoded by the coding sequence ATGATCGCCCTCGAACGCCGTTACCGGGGCGCCTCGTATGCCGCCGGCCCTCTCCTCTTCGTCGAGCAGGTCCGGGGGGTCGCGCTGGGGGAGTGGGTGGTGATCCGCGACGCAGGACACGCCGACCGTCGCGGGCAGGTGATCGAGACGTCGGAGTCGGTGACGGTGGTGCAGCTCCTCGACGAGAGCATCGGCCTCGCCCCCCACGCCGTCGACATTGCCTTTACCGGCCGGGTGGCGACCACCCCGGTGGGGCGGGACTTGTTAGGCAGGGCATTCGATGGGCACGGGGCCCCGGTCGATGGGCTCCCGGCGCCGATCGGCGAGGCGGTGCGATCGGTCAACGGCGCCCCGCTCAACCCGGTGCGCCGCCGCCCCCCATCCGACTTCATCGAGACGGGGATGTCGGCGATCGACGCGATGAACACGCTGGTGCGCGGGCAGAAGCTCCCGATCTTCTCGGGTCCCGGCTTGCCCGCGCTCGAGATCGCCGCCCGCATCGTGGAGGGGGCGCGTGCCCCGCGCGACGAGCCCTTCGCCGTGGTCATGGCCGGCGTGGGGATCACGGCGCGCGAGTCGGGGGAGTTCCTCGACCGCGTGCGCGCGAGCGGCGTGCTGCCGCGCACCCTGCTGTACATCAACGAAGCATCACATCCCGCCGTCGAGCGCCTCAACGCCCCGCGCCTTGCCCTCACCAGCGCCGAGTTCCTGGCGTTCGAGGCCGGGATCCACGTCCTGGTCGTCATCGCCGACATGACGCACTACTGCGAGGCCCTCCGCGAGATTGCCACCGCGCGCGAGGAGATCCCCGGGCGACGCGGCTACCCGGGCTACATGTACACCGACCTCGCGAGCATCTACGAGCGCGCCGGGCTGGTGCAGGGGCGCGAGGGCTCGATCACCCAGATCCCGATCCTGACGATGCCCGACGAGGACATCACGCATCCGATTCCCGACCTCACCGGCTACATCACCGAGGGGCAGGTGGTGCTGAGCCGCGAGCTGCAACGGCGCGGGGTCAACCCGCCGATCGACGTGTTGCCGAGCCTGAGCCGGCTGATGAGCGCCGGGATCGGGAAGGGGAAGACGCGCGCGGAGCACCGGCAGTGGTCGGATCAGCTGTACGCCAGCTACGCGCGCGGACGCGAGGCGCGCACGATGGCCGCGATCGTCGGCGCCAGCGGCCTCGCCGAGGCCGACCGACGGGCGCTGGATTTCGCCGACCGCTTCGAGCGGGAGTTCGTGAACCAGGGGGCGGGACGGCGCACCATCGATGAGACGTTCGAGATCGGCTGGACGCTGCTGGGACAGCTTCCGCGCGAGGACCTGGTGCGCATCGACGATGCGACGTGGGCCGCCCGCGCGGCGCCCGTGACGCCGCCGTCGCCATGA
- a CDS encoding polyprenyl synthetase, which produces MVERWLGEYKRETIDALLTYLPNTEPRRYLYDLVPQYPLRAGKGLRPGLCMATCAAFGGRRASALNSAVALELFHNAFLVHDDVEDGSLNRRGLPTLAAEHGLAIAVNVGDAMNVLSIEPLMRNLEALGPEVTWKVFCEIQHMARQSVEGQAMELGWVRDNVVDLADADYLRMTLKKTCWYTCIHPCRIGAIVASRGAIDADRFNRFGYFMGAAFQIQDDVLNLVADEAKYGKEINGDIWEGKRTLMLIHLLANATSTERERLRTFLATPRVARRERQVAWVRARMDAYGSIAHARACAHELAVAALSEFQLAFADAPPTPEKSFIEGIVLYMIEREL; this is translated from the coding sequence ATGGTGGAGCGCTGGCTCGGCGAGTACAAGCGAGAGACCATCGACGCCCTGCTGACCTACCTGCCCAATACCGAGCCGAGGCGGTATCTGTACGATTTGGTGCCGCAGTATCCCCTGCGGGCGGGGAAGGGGCTACGCCCCGGACTGTGCATGGCCACCTGTGCCGCCTTTGGCGGGAGGCGAGCATCCGCGCTCAACTCCGCCGTCGCGCTGGAGCTCTTCCACAACGCCTTTCTCGTGCACGACGACGTGGAAGACGGCAGCCTGAATCGGCGCGGACTGCCCACGCTGGCCGCCGAGCACGGCCTTGCGATCGCCGTGAACGTGGGCGATGCGATGAATGTCCTGAGTATCGAGCCTCTCATGCGGAACCTCGAGGCGCTCGGCCCAGAGGTCACCTGGAAGGTGTTCTGCGAGATCCAGCACATGGCCCGGCAGTCGGTGGAAGGACAGGCGATGGAGCTGGGTTGGGTGCGCGACAACGTCGTGGACCTGGCAGACGCCGACTACCTGCGCATGACCCTCAAGAAGACGTGCTGGTACACCTGCATTCACCCGTGCCGTATCGGCGCGATCGTCGCGAGCCGTGGGGCGATCGATGCGGACCGGTTCAACCGATTCGGCTACTTCATGGGGGCGGCCTTCCAGATCCAGGATGACGTGCTCAACCTGGTGGCCGACGAGGCGAAGTATGGGAAGGAGATCAACGGCGACATCTGGGAAGGAAAGCGCACGCTGATGCTGATCCACCTGCTCGCCAACGCGACCAGCACGGAGCGCGAGCGGCTGCGGACCTTCCTGGCGACACCGCGCGTCGCACGCCGTGAACGCCAGGTAGCGTGGGTACGCGCGAGGATGGACGCCTACGGGAGTATTGCCCATGCGCGGGCGTGCGCGCACGAGCTCGCGGTGGCGGCGCTTTCCGAATTCCAGCTGGCATTTGCCGACGCGCCACCAACCCCCGAGAAGTCGTTCATCGAGGGGATCGTCCTCTACATGATCGAGCGCGAGCTGTAA
- a CDS encoding enoyl-CoA hydratase (Catalyzes the reversible hydration of unsaturated fatty acyl-CoA to beta-hydroxyacyl-CoA), translating to MTPAGGGVRYERRGATAFVTVDRPSARNAMTWAMYEALGAVLDAVDAEPGVRVAVLRGAGGSFVAGTDIAQFAGFTSDGDGVAYERRLEEVVSRLERLTVPTLAVVEGGAMGGGLILAAACDVRLCTPGARFGVPIARTVGNTLSPANHARLVLQLGASRTMQLIATAEPMSADEALRRDFVLEVVPPAELDARVESRAAQLASMAPLTLRATREVLRRMVGALSVEGDDLVRRVYGSRDFHEGVAAFMARRPPRWEGR from the coding sequence ATGACGCCCGCCGGCGGGGGGGTGCGATACGAGCGCCGGGGGGCGACGGCCTTCGTCACCGTCGACCGCCCGTCGGCCCGCAACGCCATGACCTGGGCGATGTACGAGGCGCTCGGCGCCGTCCTCGACGCCGTCGATGCGGAGCCCGGCGTTCGCGTGGCGGTCCTGCGCGGGGCCGGGGGGAGCTTCGTCGCGGGGACCGACATCGCGCAGTTCGCCGGCTTCACCTCGGACGGGGACGGCGTCGCCTACGAGCGCCGTCTCGAGGAAGTGGTGTCGCGGCTGGAGCGGCTCACGGTCCCCACGCTCGCCGTGGTGGAGGGGGGGGCGATGGGGGGAGGGCTGATCCTCGCCGCCGCCTGCGACGTGCGGCTCTGCACGCCGGGCGCGCGCTTCGGCGTCCCCATCGCGCGGACGGTGGGGAACACGCTGTCGCCGGCGAACCATGCGCGGCTCGTGTTGCAGCTGGGCGCGTCGCGCACCATGCAGCTGATCGCCACGGCGGAACCGATGTCCGCGGACGAGGCGCTGCGGCGCGATTTCGTGCTCGAGGTGGTGCCTCCCGCGGAGCTCGACGCGCGCGTGGAGTCGCGCGCCGCCCAGCTGGCCTCCATGGCGCCGCTCACGCTCCGGGCAACGCGCGAGGTGCTGCGGCGCATGGTGGGGGCGCTGTCGGTGGAGGGCGACGACCTGGTGCGGCGGGTGTACGGGAGCCGCGACTTCCACGAGGGGGTCGCCGCGTTCATGGCCCGGCGCCCCCCGCGATGGGAAGGGCGGTGA
- a CDS encoding V-type ATP synthase subunit A has product MTGGARITRIAGSLVEATPLTGSLYELAFVGTRRLLGEVIRQEGSRATLQVYEDTTGLALGEPVATTGGSLGVTLGPGLLGSVLDGVGRPLARVAAATGDFITPGATAATLDEDARWTFAPRVAAGDTVRAGDVLGTVDEKPGLPHRILVPHGVEGVVRRLEAGAYTVRDAVGELEDGTPLRLSHAWPVRVPRPFHRRLPPSRPFITGQRVFDLLFPVAEGGACIVPGGFGTGKTIVQQSLAKFAEADVVVYVGCGERGNEMTDVLTEFPALIDPRTTRPVMDRAVLVVNTSNMPVAAREASIYLGVTIAEYYRDMGYRVALMVDSTSRWAEALREMAARLQEMPGEEGYPTYLASRLGQFMERAGRVQAAGAPERHGAVTIISAISPPGGDFSEPVTQAALRVAGAMWALDASLAHQRHYPAVDWDTSFSLFASHVRDHFAEAGGSDWDALRAEMVALLQRERELRDIASLVGPDALEDADRLAMDVAALVREVILRQNAFHPNDAVSSVARTYALASVAVALHRAATDALADGVPLARLDLVAPRRALAALRDGDEGDVAALAAAAREAVREVAPRTYPPSAPDATPSTRGSVA; this is encoded by the coding sequence ATGACCGGGGGCGCCCGCATCACGCGCATCGCCGGGTCGCTGGTCGAGGCCACGCCCCTCACCGGTTCGCTCTACGAGCTGGCCTTCGTCGGGACGCGCCGCCTCCTCGGGGAGGTGATCCGGCAGGAGGGATCGCGCGCCACGCTCCAGGTGTACGAAGACACCACTGGCCTCGCGCTCGGCGAGCCGGTCGCCACCACCGGCGGGTCGTTAGGCGTGACACTCGGCCCCGGCCTGTTGGGCAGCGTCCTCGACGGCGTGGGGCGCCCGCTGGCGCGCGTCGCCGCCGCCACCGGCGACTTCATCACGCCGGGGGCCACGGCCGCCACGCTCGACGAGGACGCGCGCTGGACCTTTGCGCCGCGCGTCGCCGCCGGCGACACCGTGCGCGCCGGCGACGTGCTGGGGACCGTGGACGAGAAGCCCGGACTCCCCCACCGGATCCTCGTCCCGCACGGCGTCGAGGGAGTCGTGCGCCGCCTGGAGGCCGGGGCGTACACGGTGCGCGACGCGGTCGGTGAGCTCGAGGATGGCACGCCGCTTCGCCTCTCGCATGCCTGGCCCGTGCGCGTGCCGCGGCCGTTTCACCGGCGGCTCCCGCCGTCCCGGCCGTTCATCACCGGGCAGCGCGTCTTCGACCTCCTCTTCCCCGTGGCCGAAGGCGGGGCCTGCATCGTCCCCGGCGGCTTCGGCACGGGGAAGACCATCGTGCAGCAGTCGCTCGCCAAGTTCGCCGAGGCCGACGTGGTGGTGTACGTGGGGTGCGGCGAACGCGGCAATGAGATGACCGACGTGCTCACCGAGTTCCCGGCCCTCATCGACCCGCGCACCACGCGACCGGTGATGGATCGCGCCGTGCTCGTGGTGAATACCTCGAACATGCCCGTTGCAGCTCGCGAGGCGTCGATCTACCTCGGCGTCACGATCGCCGAGTACTACCGAGACATGGGGTACCGGGTGGCGCTGATGGTCGACAGCACCTCGCGTTGGGCAGAGGCACTGCGCGAGATGGCGGCGCGGCTGCAGGAGATGCCGGGCGAGGAGGGATATCCCACGTACCTCGCCAGCCGGCTCGGGCAGTTCATGGAACGCGCGGGTCGCGTGCAGGCGGCCGGGGCCCCGGAGCGGCACGGGGCAGTCACCATCATCAGCGCCATCTCTCCGCCCGGCGGGGATTTCTCGGAGCCGGTGACGCAGGCGGCGTTGCGTGTGGCGGGGGCGATGTGGGCACTCGACGCCTCGCTGGCGCACCAGCGCCACTACCCGGCCGTCGACTGGGACACGTCGTTCTCCCTCTTCGCGTCGCACGTGCGCGACCACTTTGCCGAGGCCGGTGGGAGCGACTGGGATGCGCTGCGCGCCGAGATGGTGGCGCTGCTGCAGCGGGAGCGCGAGTTGCGAGACATCGCCAGTCTCGTGGGACCCGATGCGCTCGAGGATGCCGATCGGCTGGCGATGGACGTCGCCGCGCTGGTGCGCGAGGTGATCCTGCGCCAGAACGCCTTCCACCCCAACGACGCCGTCTCGTCGGTCGCGCGCACCTACGCCCTGGCCTCGGTTGCGGTGGCGCTGCATCGCGCCGCGACCGACGCGCTCGCCGATGGTGTCCCGCTGGCCCGGCTCGACCTGGTGGCTCCGCGCCGTGCGCTGGCCGCCCTGCGCGATGGTGACGAGGGCGACGTCGCGGCGCTCGCCGCCGCCGCGCGTGAGGCGGTGCGCGAGGTGGCGCCGCGCACGTACCCGCCGAGCGCGCCCGACGCCACGCCATCCACGCGAGGATCCGTCGCATGA
- a CDS encoding Co2+/Mg2+ efflux protein ApaG, with amino-acid sequence MAAARVALHHRITDGIRITARPAYVAGRSNPGAGHFVFSYRIRIENIGAPAARLLTRRWLIHDEGAPDTVVEGDGVVGEQPRIAPGTAHEYSSTCVLTSPVGWMEGSYHFVRDDGSEFDAIVPRFALVAESNGGWGG; translated from the coding sequence ATGGCCGCCGCCAGGGTCGCCCTGCACCACCGCATCACCGACGGCATCCGGATTACCGCCCGCCCCGCGTACGTGGCCGGGCGGTCGAATCCAGGGGCGGGGCACTTCGTCTTCTCGTATCGCATCCGCATCGAGAACATCGGCGCGCCAGCGGCGCGCCTCCTGACGCGCCGCTGGCTGATCCACGACGAGGGGGCACCCGACACCGTCGTCGAGGGCGACGGCGTCGTCGGCGAGCAGCCTCGCATCGCGCCCGGCACGGCGCACGAGTACTCGTCGACCTGCGTCCTCACCTCGCCGGTGGGATGGATGGAGGGGAGCTACCACTTCGTGCGCGACGACGGGTCGGAGTTCGACGCGATCGTTCCGCGCTTTGCGCTGGTGGCGGAGAGCAACGGGGGGTGGGGAGGCTGA
- a CDS encoding CoA-transferase produces the protein MTVPLSLDGVRVLDLTQVMAGPFCTMQLGDMGADVIKVEPPGTGDLSRSMGGAPLRMTGDDNAPFFALNRNKRSVTLDLKDPADRERFRALARTADVVVENFRPGVTQRLGVDYATLSALNPRLVYASISGFGQDGPYADRPGFDLIAQGMAGVMSVTGEPGRAPVKCGIPIADLAAGLYATTGILAALLARERTGRGQHIETSLYDAALALSVWESTEYWCTGVAPQAMGSAHRLNAPYQVFATRDGHVALAALTPQQWEQLCRVLGRPALASDQRFGTNAQRMAHREALVRVIEEVLAARTSDEWVEALLAAGVPAGPIHDYAQALDDPHTRARHMVMEIEHPVEGVIKSLGFPVRMGGTPLAVRRAPPLLGQHTAEVMGELAHPTPGPSAEGSGAR, from the coding sequence ATGACGGTTCCGCTCTCGCTCGATGGCGTGCGCGTCCTCGACCTTACACAAGTGATGGCCGGCCCCTTCTGCACCATGCAGCTGGGCGACATGGGGGCCGACGTCATCAAGGTCGAGCCCCCCGGCACCGGCGACCTCTCCCGCTCGATGGGCGGGGCCCCGCTGCGCATGACCGGCGACGACAACGCCCCGTTCTTCGCCCTCAACCGCAACAAGCGCAGCGTCACGCTCGACCTCAAGGATCCGGCCGACCGGGAGCGATTCCGGGCGCTGGCGCGCACGGCGGATGTCGTGGTGGAGAACTTCCGCCCGGGCGTGACGCAACGGCTCGGCGTCGACTACGCCACCCTCTCGGCGCTGAACCCACGCCTCGTGTACGCCAGCATTTCGGGCTTTGGCCAGGACGGCCCCTACGCCGACCGCCCGGGCTTCGACCTCATCGCCCAGGGGATGGCGGGAGTCATGAGCGTGACCGGCGAACCGGGGCGGGCACCGGTCAAGTGCGGGATTCCCATCGCCGACCTCGCAGCGGGGCTGTATGCCACGACCGGGATCCTGGCCGCCCTGCTGGCGCGCGAACGAACGGGGCGCGGGCAGCACATCGAGACCTCGCTCTACGACGCGGCGCTCGCGCTCTCGGTGTGGGAGTCCACCGAGTACTGGTGCACGGGGGTCGCGCCGCAGGCGATGGGCTCGGCGCATCGCCTCAACGCCCCGTACCAGGTCTTTGCCACGCGCGACGGCCATGTGGCGCTCGCCGCGCTCACGCCGCAACAGTGGGAGCAGCTGTGCCGCGTGCTGGGACGACCGGCGCTGGCCAGCGACCAGCGATTCGGGACGAATGCGCAACGCATGGCACACCGGGAGGCGCTGGTGCGCGTGATCGAGGAGGTGCTGGCGGCGCGCACCAGCGACGAGTGGGTGGAGGCGCTCCTGGCGGCGGGCGTCCCGGCGGGCCCCATCCACGACTATGCGCAGGCGCTGGACGACCCGCACACGCGCGCCCGGCACATGGTGATGGAGATCGAGCACCCGGTGGAGGGGGTCATCAAGTCGTTAGGCTTCCCGGTCAGGATGGGTGGGACCCCGCTCGCCGTGCGGCGCGCTCCGCCACTCCTGGGGCAGCACACGGCGGAGGTGATGGGGGAGCTGGCGCATCCCACGCCCGGCCCGTCGGCCGAGGGGAGCGGCGCGCGATGA
- a CDS encoding gluconate:proton symporter has translation MDASITDSVIIAVGGLVGVVAFLFLAITRLKWHVFTALLVPILLFALLPGIDRANYVRAFEQGFGKTIQSIAVVIVLGSILAEALKHTGGVERITMSMIRWVGERHMPLALTMSGFVIGIAIFSDVGYIILNPLVHSAAIRTGLNMSEMATGLVGAMQLTHAMVPPTPGPLAAVAIVGADVGRVILYGSIATFIASFAGWGYARIVGPRVVSPPSADFTGQSFVERGLEAELPSTWAAYAPILIPLALIAGQGVSAFALPRDHMVNVAMTYLGWPVVALGIGVLLAYRGTRPEHAAARRGEWVENALGTSAMIIMVTGLGGALSQILRETPAVDAIASGMVSTGLPAIFLPFVLGVVGNMVTGSTTVGVITSATISAPMMPTLGLSPEATMLAGAAGSLIVKYMNSSYFWVCTSLSRMPLRSALISFGGVTLVNGVVAMAVVYAMWRMGIV, from the coding sequence ATGGACGCCAGCATCACCGATAGCGTCATCATCGCCGTTGGCGGCCTGGTCGGCGTCGTGGCGTTCCTCTTCCTCGCGATCACGCGCCTCAAGTGGCACGTGTTCACGGCGCTGCTCGTCCCGATCCTCCTCTTCGCCCTCCTCCCGGGCATCGACCGGGCCAACTACGTCAGGGCGTTCGAGCAGGGGTTCGGGAAGACGATCCAGAGCATCGCGGTGGTGATCGTCCTCGGCTCGATCCTGGCCGAGGCGCTCAAGCACACCGGTGGGGTCGAGCGCATCACCATGTCGATGATCCGCTGGGTGGGGGAACGCCACATGCCGCTCGCCCTGACCATGAGCGGCTTCGTGATCGGGATCGCGATCTTCTCCGACGTGGGGTACATCATCCTCAACCCCCTCGTGCACTCGGCGGCGATCAGGACGGGGCTCAACATGAGCGAGATGGCGACCGGACTGGTGGGGGCGATGCAGCTGACGCACGCCATGGTACCGCCGACTCCCGGTCCGCTGGCCGCGGTGGCGATCGTGGGCGCCGACGTGGGGCGCGTCATCCTGTACGGGTCGATCGCGACCTTCATCGCCAGCTTCGCGGGGTGGGGATACGCGCGGATCGTCGGGCCGCGCGTCGTCTCGCCGCCGTCGGCCGACTTCACGGGGCAGTCGTTCGTGGAGCGTGGGCTCGAGGCGGAGCTCCCGTCCACCTGGGCGGCGTATGCGCCGATCCTCATCCCGCTCGCGCTCATCGCGGGGCAGGGGGTAAGCGCCTTCGCGCTGCCCAGGGACCACATGGTGAACGTGGCGATGACGTACCTGGGGTGGCCGGTGGTGGCGCTCGGCATCGGCGTCCTCCTCGCCTACCGCGGCACGCGCCCGGAGCACGCGGCGGCGCGCCGAGGGGAGTGGGTGGAGAATGCGTTAGGCACCTCGGCCATGATCATCATGGTCACGGGGCTCGGCGGGGCGCTCAGCCAGATCCTGCGCGAGACGCCGGCCGTGGACGCGATCGCTTCGGGGATGGTCTCGACCGGCCTCCCCGCGATCTTCCTCCCGTTCGTGCTGGGCGTGGTGGGCAACATGGTGACCGGCTCCACCACCGTCGGGGTCATCACGTCGGCCACCATCAGCGCGCCGATGATGCCGACGCTGGGGTTGAGCCCCGAGGCGACGATGCTCGCGGGAGCGGCCGGGTCGTTGATCGTGAAGTACATGAACTCCAGCTATTTCTGGGTCTGCACGTCGCTGTCGCGCATGCCGCTGCGCTCGGCGCTCATCTCGTTCGGCGGCGTGACGCTCGTGAACGGGGTGGTCGCGATGGCGGTCGTCTACGCCATGTGGCGCATGGGAATCGTCTGA
- a CDS encoding enamine deaminase RidA: protein MRRLNPATLFTPSGYTHVVEATGGRTLYISGQVSMDSTGTLVGAGDLRAQAEQVFENLRRALAAGGATFADVVKANYYVTDATQIAVVRDVRSRYISATHTPASTFVQVSRLARPDWMIEIEAIAVTR, encoded by the coding sequence ATCCGCCGCCTCAACCCCGCCACACTTTTCACCCCCAGCGGCTACACCCACGTGGTCGAGGCGACCGGGGGGCGCACCCTGTACATCTCCGGGCAGGTGTCGATGGATTCCACCGGGACGCTGGTGGGGGCGGGCGACCTTCGCGCCCAGGCCGAGCAGGTCTTCGAGAACCTCCGGCGCGCCCTCGCCGCCGGAGGGGCCACCTTTGCCGACGTGGTCAAGGCCAACTACTACGTCACCGATGCCACGCAAATCGCCGTCGTGCGCGACGTGCGGTCGCGATACATCTCCGCCACGCACACGCCTGCCAGCACTTTCGTCCAGGTCTCGCGCCTCGCGCGCCCGGACTGGATGATCGAGATCGAGGCGATTGCCGTGACGCGGTAG